The Corynebacterium jeddahense genome has a window encoding:
- a CDS encoding magnesium chelatase, which translates to MTEAPQTPPAITTLGELKAAGYTYKSVREELRDNLIAKLRAGENPWPGLHGLEHTVIPQVERAIIAGHDIVLLGERGQGKTRLLRTLPLLLDDFVPAVAGSELREHPLNPILDATKDRIAREGDATPVVWIPREARYSEKLATPDTSVADLIGDVDPMRVAEGRRLGDPETIHYGLIPRSNRGIVAINELPDLAERIQVAMLNVMEEADIQIRGYMLRLPLDVLVVASANPEDYTNRGRIITPLKDRFGAEIRTHYPVELDDEIRVIEQESQLTANVPAAIMEALARFTRALRESDAVNQRAGVSARFVIAGAETVAASAARRAAITGEDPVARLVDLEAAVDVLGGKVEFEHGEEDRAWDILEYLLRNAVAQAVRHRLRGLDFAPLIEALDGSTFITTGENITAAEFLGGLPAIDGTLYDDIAATFEAASEGERAAAIELAVEALYLTQKISKDSGDGETIYG; encoded by the coding sequence GCCGCCGGCTACACCTACAAGTCGGTGCGCGAGGAGCTGCGCGATAACCTCATCGCCAAACTGCGCGCGGGTGAGAACCCCTGGCCCGGCCTCCACGGCCTCGAGCACACCGTGATCCCGCAGGTCGAACGCGCCATCATCGCCGGCCACGACATCGTGCTCCTCGGCGAGCGCGGCCAAGGCAAGACCCGCCTGCTTCGCACGCTGCCTTTGCTTCTCGACGACTTCGTGCCCGCCGTGGCAGGCTCCGAGCTGCGCGAACACCCCCTCAACCCGATCCTGGACGCGACGAAAGACCGGATTGCGCGCGAGGGCGACGCGACTCCCGTTGTCTGGATCCCGCGCGAGGCCCGCTACTCCGAGAAGCTGGCCACCCCGGACACCTCGGTGGCGGACTTGATCGGCGACGTCGACCCGATGCGCGTGGCCGAGGGCCGCCGCCTGGGCGACCCGGAGACCATCCACTACGGCCTGATCCCCCGCTCCAACCGCGGCATCGTGGCCATCAACGAGCTGCCAGACCTGGCCGAGCGCATCCAGGTGGCCATGCTCAACGTGATGGAGGAGGCCGACATCCAGATCCGCGGCTACATGCTGCGCCTGCCCCTCGACGTGCTGGTGGTGGCATCGGCGAATCCGGAGGATTACACCAACCGCGGGCGCATCATCACCCCGCTCAAAGATCGCTTCGGTGCCGAGATCCGCACCCACTACCCCGTCGAGCTGGATGACGAGATCCGCGTCATCGAGCAGGAATCCCAGCTCACGGCCAACGTCCCGGCGGCCATCATGGAGGCGCTGGCCCGCTTCACCCGCGCGCTACGCGAGTCCGACGCCGTGAACCAGCGCGCCGGCGTCTCCGCCCGCTTCGTCATCGCCGGAGCCGAAACCGTCGCCGCCTCCGCCGCGCGACGCGCCGCAATCACCGGGGAGGACCCGGTCGCGCGCCTAGTGGACCTCGAGGCCGCCGTCGACGTGCTCGGCGGCAAGGTGGAATTCGAGCACGGCGAGGAGGACCGCGCCTGGGACATCCTGGAGTACCTGCTGCGCAACGCGGTCGCCCAAGCCGTTCGCCACCGCCTCCGCGGCCTCGACTTCGCCCCGCTGATCGAGGCCCTGGACGGCTCAACCTTCATCACCACCGGCGAAAATATCACCGCCGCAGAATTCCTGGGCGGCCTGCCCGCAATCGACGGCACGCTCTACGACGACATCGCCGCCACCTTCGAAGCCGCGAGCGAAGGCGAGCGCGCCGCGGCGATCGAGCTGGCGGTGGAGGCGCTCTACCTCACCCAGAAGATTTCCAAGGATTCAGGCGATGGCGAAACGATTTACGGCTAG